From the genome of Carettochelys insculpta isolate YL-2023 chromosome 23, ASM3395843v1, whole genome shotgun sequence:
GGAGCAGGCTCAGCTCCGTCCCGTTGTGGGAGCCTCCCCCTTAGGCCcctagcgcccccccccccaccgggccGCGCCCCCTGACCCGGGCCCGTTTCCTCCCTCAAGAGCTACCGAGGGTGCGGGGATCTGGGAACTGAGCTGAAGGACTCCACGTGGGATAGGAAGCGAGGGGGAGGAGCCTGCTTCTCGGTCGTGGTGCCCAGCATGGGAAAGGGCCTGCCCCTCCCTCGGCggcagcctcagctgtgggcagAGGTTCACGTGGTGGGCGGATATCTCCacgggctggcagctgccccatgggctGAGTGGCTCATCGAAGACGCCCCGGGTTTCCTTTTCAGCCTACAGTTTCTAATGCAAACTCTCCCCTGTCCCCCTTCTCTAGGTCTCTCTCTAGCAACTTCTTTTGAGGGAGCTAAGTGAGGAGCATGGAGTCTGAGGATCGAACGGAGAAGATTAGTATCGCTGCTGAGAGCCCTagaggaggtggtgtgggggaagTGGGTGCTGGGAAGAACCATCCAGGCACCTGGAGGCAGAAATGTGCAGCCTATGTCCTGGCTCTGCGGCCCTGGAGCTTCAGCGCCTCTCTAACTCCTGTAGCTCTGGGCAGTGCTCTAGCCTATCGGTCCCAAGGATCGCTAGATCCAGGTCTACTAGTGGGCAGTGCAGTGGCTGTCCTGGCTGTGCATGGAGCAGGCAACTTGGTTAATACCTACTATGACTTCTCCAAGGGCATTGACCATAAGAAGAGTGATGACCGGACATTGGTGGACCAGATCTTGGAGCCTCAGGATGTAGTCTGGTTTGGGGTTTTTCTCTATACTCTGGGCTGTATCTGTGCCACCTGCCTCTACTGTCTGTCCACTCTGAAACTGGAGCATCTGGCCCTGGTCTACTTTGGGGGACTTTCCAGTTCTTTTCTTTATACTGGAGGTAAGGACTTTACTACATACTCTGAGTCTGTGGCAGGAATTGTGTGTGAAATGTGAAAAATATATCAGCTGATTTAATTTTCTGTGCTCACTTCTTCATGGATGGAGCCCAGTGTGTATTGTCTGAACAGTTCCTTATTTGTTATAAGCCAGATCTaatttcagatgaaaaataaGTGTGAGATGCTTTaagaaatgcactcaaagttaatAAGTAATGATGTAGAATAAACACATGACATTTTTATGGGGCTTATCGAGAATTTTTTTTGTCTCGTCAGCTGTTCTCCCACTGAGTGGTGGAAAGAGACATGAGTAAGATTAGTTTCTAGGATTCACAGAATATAGTTTGGAAGATGTAGCAGGTGTTACTCTAATCTGGTTGTTGCATCAgttcagggccagattctcataTTCAGGTTGGGTAGTACCTTACTGgttagtcccactgaagttagtgcAACTGCTTGTGGAATAAGGTATTTCAGATGGATAACTGGAATGCCCCCTTAATCTTTGCTCACTGGTTAAGATTGGAGAATTGCAGAAGTCACATTTGCTTTATTGTCTTTGGAAAGGGAAGAGAATAATCAGTTCTGGGGGCAATAAAAGAGCATGTCTAACCCTGCTCTAACTATGTTTGTGTTGGCTTTTACAGCAGGTTTTTAGGAGCTGCTGATGTGTTTGAGTACCATTTTTTGTCCTCGATAAAAGTGAATTTCATTTAGTAACActtcttttcttcttgttttttgcCCCAGGAATTGGATTTAAATATGTTGCACTTGGCGACTTGGTGATCCTCATCACGTTTGGGCCCTTAGCTGTCATGTTTGCCCATGCAGTGCAGGTTGGCTATCTGTCTGTCTCACCACTGTTCTATGCTGTCCCACTAGCTCTCAGCACGGAGGCCATTCTGCACAGCAACAACACTCGGGACATGGAGTCTGACCAGCAGGCAGGCATTGTCACCCTGGCAATCCTCATCGGCCCCACATTCTCCTACATGCTGTACAACACACTGCTCTTCCTGCCCTATCTGATTTTCTGTGTCTTGGCCACACGTTATACCATCAGCATGGCCCTGCCACTACTCACCATTCCTATGGCCTTTTCACTGGAGAGGCAGTTCCGGAGCCAGAGTTTCAGCAAACTTCCACAGCGGACAGCCAAGCTCAACCTTCTGCTGGGGCTCTTCTATGTTTTTGGTATTATTCTGGCACCACCAGGCACACTTCCCAAACTCTAACATCGAGAGCTGCTGTAGGCTCACGATTTGAGTGTTAATGCCAGAACCCGGGTTGTAAGTGGCAGGTTTGTTATGAATGGTGGCCAGAGTTAGAAGGCTGGCTCAAGCTGGTGACCCCATTTGAATTTTGTGGACTCTGGTCTTGTCGAGATTGTTGGTTTCTCTTCTCTTGTACTAGAGACTGTCTGACTCTTTGGCTTTTTTCAGTGTTTATTGCAGTTCACGGTGAGAGCAGACAAATGTTTCAAGGACTTGATGCTTCTGTCAGTGAATTCCAAGGGACTTtttctattaacttcagtgggtgcAGGGTTGGGCCTTGTGTGAACTGTCCCTTTTCCTGCCAGGCACATTGAACCTTGCCCTGTGAGTTATCCCCCCACAATGTGAAGGGAGGATTTTGCAGCTTCACTCTTATACGGTGGCATGTGCAAGTTGTCACTGAAAGCTTTAACTTTGTCAGCATCATAGTAAAATGTATACTGCTACTTCACTCTCCACATAATAAATCTTCACCACCTGCTCTGTCACCTCATGCTGCATACGTACATTGGCTAAATCTTGCTCTTTCATTTCCTATTGTAATGACCATATGAAATGAGTCATTGGGTGTGCATCCAAGACGCTGACTTATGGAAGACAGCGAATTCTGGTGCTCCTACTACCAGATCTGCCAGTGCGCAAGTCCCCGTTGCTGTGATATGTAGATGCGGAAATGGAACACAACTGACCCATTGAACTGAGCTTTAAGCCAGAAGTAGTGAACTTCCTCTCCTTCTTTAAGTAGCTATGGGTCAGACGTGCAAGCTGGGCAGCTGAGAAGCTTACAAACACTTGGTGGAATTAAAAGTTCTCTTCTTGATGTTACATTGGTCTCACGCTCAGACCCTTCTGGTCTTGGTGTTAAAAGAAGCTGTCAGGCAGGGTAACAAAGTTCTGCAGATAGCTGGATATTGACTAACAGACATGTCTCTAGTAGCAAAATGTCTTCTAATTGTCTCCCATGTTTGTTGTCTGCTTAAAGTCATTTGCCACCCTGTTGTAAGGAAAGATGGTGGCAGCAAGGGAGAAAGATGCTGGGATTGCAGGAGGGAGTCTAAATTTCTGCCATGGCTTTGCACAGAAATCAGGAGGGTTCCTCTTACCAGTACCTGTGGGGACCAGTGTTTTATGATGCTTCTGAGGTGCACTAGTCAGTTTTGAAATTCTAGGTTGCTCTGCAGGATGATGTGGTACTGGATATTATTCTTCTATATTCTTCCACTTCCACCCTTGCTTTCCTGTAATGGTACTTACATATCCGTCTGCACTAGGAATGCAAAATCCCATTTAGTTAGTTAACCCATTAAACTTTAACATCCCAACTCTTCAGGAGTGCTGTTCCCCATGACATATGATGATGTGAAAAACACAGTGCCAAATACAGCTATAGGGACACCCCATTGATTCCATTAGGGCACAACAGGGTGAATTTGGCGCTCTCACGTTTTCTTATGGTCCCTGAACACTGTTGTTCATGGGgaaatatttgttccctgtgtGAAATGACCAGCATTGACGTACAGGCTCTTGGCAGGATTCTCTTGAACCCTCCAGACTGAATTGATCTGAGCTTTGTTCTACAACTCATTTTCCAGGAGCACAGTGTCCCTGAGTCAGAGAGGAGGGTGTTAACCAGCACACAATGAAGCTTTAGTTGTGATCAGTAAAATCCAGCAGATAGGGTAGCATGGCATCTCCGTCTTGGGCATGTTACAACAGTGAGGTTAATCACCTGTAAATGGTGGTTGCTGTTCAGTGTTGCATGTAGTGGAGACTTTGAGTACTGTAAAATGGAACTGGTACAGAGATGTTATGTAGGTGGCATCAAAATGGTCAAATGCTTTTGGGTGACTTAGCCCTTAATTGTGATAGCTTCACAGCTGGACTGTCTTAGTCACAAGCAATCTCAGGAGGCAGGTGTCAGCCTTGGAGTCAGTTATTAAATAGGGCGATGCCTGGATTAGGTtttctcaccctgctgcccaggggaAACAACAAACTAGGCAAGATTGATTTAAGTAGCCAGCTTGCTGCCTTGTACAGTAGAGAACTTGGCTTTGGAATGAACTCAGTTGGAGGAAGAGAAGCATTTAGCGATTAATTTTCTGGGCAAACATACACTTCCTTATTTCGCTGCTGTGGGATGAGCTCCAGTGGGATGGAGTTGAGCATTTGTCAGAGAACCATCTCTGTCTTGTGCCAAGCAAATACCgttttaggctatggctacactgtagccgtaacttgaaataacttaagCATTTTGAGTAATGCAGATTGCgtaagttatttagaaataagtggctattttgaagttttcactACTCCCTCACAATGAGGGGAAGTGGAAATTAaatactgtgcttgaaatagtGATGCTCTTCCGAGTGTGGTGTTTAGCTGtgtggttgctatttcgggatacatttgtatcctgaaatagcaaccatggtgtagccatagccccagAGACTGAGGAGTGAAAGTAATGGGGAAGTGAACCCAGGTGATACAGAGCTATTTGAGTAGAGCCCAAATCTGTGTTCGTGCAAGATGGAGTGGGTTGATCAGGTTAATGCCAAAGTTGTATTGTTTGTAGGTCTTTCCACAGATACTTGCTATACCCTGCTCTTGTTACCATAACTCTTTTATAACGATAATGAAAGTTAACATGGCATTTTTTATGCATGTTCCCTATGGACATGCCAAGTCATGTTGCTTCTCACAGGCagaatgtaaataaaatatttgagaGTTGTTATTCTTATGGTGAAGGAGGGTAAACAGTCTAGGAAATGACCCTTCATGGAGCAGCAATATCCAACACCATGGTGCTAAGGAAGATGTCTTTCTTACCAAAAGAGAAAGGACTTCTGATTAGGAAGGATGTCTGCTAGTGCGAAAGACCAGTGCTGATGCTGCAGAAttggagcaggaggtggccagTGCTGTTGGCATGTTTGTACTGCCATTTTCTTGGCAGCTCAAAATGATTTACTGAGAAAGGGATTAGAAGAAAATTTATCTGGACTGCTTCCATTCataacagcaacatacacagcagaCTTTGGAGGTCTTAAGAGTGGGTGGGTGGCAAAGGAGCTGAAAATGCTTGGATTCTAATCCTAACCATCTCATTCTTCCCCGCCGCCCCCATGGCCTTGGGCAAGCCACTTTTGTGCCTTGGTTTCTCCATTCATAAAATGGAGCTTACCCTTGCCTACCTCAAAGGATGCTGTGGGGTTAATATTGTGTTGATAAAGAACTTTGTAGGTGAGAAATATCACTATGCTGGGTATTTTCTCAGGCATTCTGCTTCTCTGGCCTTACGTATATGGGAAAGCCTTTTTAGTACAATATAACTTGAGAAGTTAAACCAGTAAAGTTATACATGTGTAACCCCCATGTGGATGCTCCTATTTTGGTATGAGAGaactcatttttaatttaatttaacatATTTAATTTATGTTGTTTGGGGCAGGATATAAGCTACAAAAAAGTCATGCTTGTGTGCCTACCTGGAGATTTATACTAGCATCATTGGTAAAATTTTTCATATAGACAAATCCTAAGGCAACCTGTTTTGCGTTACAGGGTCAGAGATGAGGATAGTAGGTGCGCAGCACCTCTTCTGATCATAGGCCTTTTCAGCTTTGATCAGACCCGTTGCAATAAGCTGAATTGCTGCTTGCCAAGTCACAGCTGTTAGCCAAGCAGATCTGTAGCACATCCAGCCATCGCATGTATGGCTGAGCCCTCCTCCTGTCCAGGCAATTGTTCAGTGAAGTGTCTAAAAGTTCCGTTTTTTGACAAGCCCTGGCTAATAATTTTAAATGGCGCCATGTTGTATTTCTCAGCTTGGCTTAGAGTAGTCTCCTGGAGACATTTCCTATCGACACTCCCTTGTATAGCTTTTGAGTAAAACCTGCTGTGTATGCTTTCCACATTATACAGAAGACAGGCTCTTTGACCACAAGAGCCATTCTGtgaaccaggcagccctgtccttCTTTGTCATGGGATAATCTGGTCAACTGAGAGGGCAAATGTGTTTTAGGGCACC
Proteins encoded in this window:
- the UBIAD1 gene encoding ubiA prenyltransferase domain-containing protein 1, whose protein sequence is MESEDRTEKISIAAESPRGGGVGEVGAGKNHPGTWRQKCAAYVLALRPWSFSASLTPVALGSALAYRSQGSLDPGLLVGSAVAVLAVHGAGNLVNTYYDFSKGIDHKKSDDRTLVDQILEPQDVVWFGVFLYTLGCICATCLYCLSTLKLEHLALVYFGGLSSSFLYTGGIGFKYVALGDLVILITFGPLAVMFAHAVQVGYLSVSPLFYAVPLALSTEAILHSNNTRDMESDQQAGIVTLAILIGPTFSYMLYNTLLFLPYLIFCVLATRYTISMALPLLTIPMAFSLERQFRSQSFSKLPQRTAKLNLLLGLFYVFGIILAPPGTLPKL